GTGACCAATACGTCCCCTGACCAGACAGTGACCTTGGCAGATGGTGGTGCCGGCAACGTTACCATTGGCGGCAGCTATCCCAACTTTACCATAGATGTGACATCTCTTGATGACGCCGATAGCGACCCAACAAACGAGATAACCACTGTGACCGACAACGGAGACGGTACCAGCACCATTGCAGACGTAAATGGTGGAACGGTAACGGTGGATAACGATGGTGTGGACAATGTGGATGATGCCGATAATGACCCGACCAACGAGATAACCACTGTGACCGACAACGGAGACGGTACCAGCACCATTGCAGACGTAAATGGTGGAACGGTAACGGTGGATAACGATGGTGTTGACAATGTGGACGATGCCGATAATGACCCTACCAACGAGATAACCACTGTGACCGACAACGGTGACGGTACCAGCACCATTGCAGATGTAAATGGTGGAACGGTAACGGTGGATAACGATGGTGTTGACAATGTGGACGATGCCGATAATGACCCTACCAACGAGATACAGAACCTGAACGAGGTACTGGCCGACGGCAACGACGGTGGCGGACAGGCCATCGCCAACATCGCCGACCCTACCAACCCGCAGGACGCCGCTACCAAGAACTATGTGGACAACATCAGCGTTGACGACGCGGATGCTGACCCGACCAACGAATACAACACGGCCTTCACGGTGACGGGCGGCAACCTCCGTATCACCGATGGCGGTGGCAACCTTGACGTTCCGTTGAGTTCCATCGACACGGATGACCAAGACCTTGGCATTGGCGCTGGCGGAGTCGCCAACGAGAGTATTGAAGTGACGATAACAGATGGTTCAAGCACCATCATTGACATTCGCGATGCGGATTCAGATATTACCAATGAACTTTCACAAGTTGGTGCGGGTACTCCGGCCGCAACAGGGGCCACTGCCTCCAATGTTGGTGAGACTTATGTCGATACCACTACAGGTCAATTATACGTATGGGATGGTAGTGCATGGACTCAGGTAGGTGGTAACGCATCTCCAGATGCCGACCCGGACCCGACCAACGAGATACAGAACCTGAACGAGGTACTGGCCGACGGCAACGACGGTGGCGGACAGGCCATCACGAACATCGCCGACCCGACCAATCCTCAGGACGCTGCCACGAAGAACTATGTGGACAGCATCAGCGTTGACGACGCGGATGCGGACCCGACCAACGAGCTACAGGACATCAGTACCAACGGCACTTCCGGTGACATCAGCATTAGTGGGGGCAGTAACATTACATTGAACGTTGATGACGCCGATAGCGACCCTACCAACGAGATAACCACGGTGACCGACAACGGTGACGGTACCAGCACCATTGCAGACGTAAATGGTGGAACGGTAACGGTGGATAATGATGGTGTTGACAATGTGGACGATGCCGATAATGACCCGACCAATGAGAACCAGACGGTTTCTGCAGGTGTTGGGATCTCGGTCAATCAGACGGGTAACGACTTTCAAGTGACCAATACGTCCCCTGACCAGACAGTGACCTTGGCAGATGGTGGTGCCGGCAACGTTACCATTGGCGGCAGCTATCCCAACTTTACCATAGATGTGACATCTCTTGATGACGCCGATAGCGACCCAACAAACGAGATAACCACGGTGACCGACAACGGAGACGGTACCAGTACGATTGCCGATGTGAACGGTGGGACCGTGACAGTGGATAATGATGGTGTTGACAATGTTGACGACGCGGATGCTGACCCGACCAACGAGATACAGAACCTGAACGAGGTACTGGCCGATGGCAACGACGGTGGCGGACAGGCCATCACGAACCTGGCGGACCCTACCAACCCACAGGACGCCGCGACCAAGAACTATGTGGACAACATCAGTGTTGACGACGCGGATGCTGACCCGACCAACGAGCTACAGGACATCAGTACCAACGGCACTGCCGGTGACATCAGCATTAGTGGGGGCAGTAACATTACATTGAACGTTGATGACGCCGATAGCGACCCTACCAACGAGATAACCACGGTGACCGACAACGGAGACGGTACCAGCACCATTGCAGACGTAAATGGTGGAACGGTAACGGTCGATAACGATGGTGTGGACAATGTGGACGATGCGGATGCTGACCCGACCAACGAGCTACAGGACATCAGTACCAACGGCACTGCCGGTGACATCAGCATTAGTGGGGGCAGTAACATTACATTGAACGTTGATGACGCCGATAGCGACCCGACCAACGAGATAACCACTGTGACCGACAACGGAGACGGTACCAGTACGATTGCCGATGTGAACGGTGGGACCGTGACAGTGGATAATGATGGTGTTGACAATGTTGGCGATGCGGATGCTGACCCGACCAACGAGCTACAGGACATCAGCACCAATGGTTCTGCCGGTGACATCAGCATTAGTGGGGGCAGTAACATTACATTGAACGTTGATGACGCGGATGCTGACCCGACCAACGAGATACAGAACCTGAACGAGGTACTGGCCGACGGCAACGACGGTGGCGGACAGGCCATCACGAACATCGCCGACCCGACCAATCCTCAGGACGCTGCCACGAAGAACTATGTGGACAGCATCAGCGTTGACGACGCGGATGCGGACCCGACCAACGAGCTACAGGACATCAGTACCAACGGCACTTCCGGTGACATCAGCATTAGTGGGGGCAGTAACATTACATTGAACGTTGATGACGCCGATAGCGACCCTACCAACGAGATAACCACGGTGACCGACAACGGTGACGGTACCAGCACCATTGCAGACGTAAATGGTGGAACGGTAACGGTGGATAATGATGGTGTTGACAATGTGGACGATGCCGATAATGACCCGACCAATGAGAACCAGACGGTTTCTGCAGGTGTTGGGATCTCGGTCAATCAGACGGGTAACGACTTTCAAGTGACCAATACGTCCCCTGACCAGACAGTGACCTTGGCAGATGGTGGTGCCGGCAACGTTACCATTGGCGGCAGCTATCCCAACTTTACCATAGATGTGACATCTCTTGATGACGCCGATAGCGACCCAACAAACGAGATAACCACTGTGACCGACAACGGAGACGGTACCAGTACGATTGCCGATGTGAACGGTGGGACCGTGACAGTGGATAATGATGGTGTTGACAATGTTGACGACGCGGATGCTGACCCGACCAACGAGATACAGAACCTGAACGAGGTACTGGCCGATGGCAACGACGGTGGCGGACAGGCCATCACGAACCTGGCGGACCCTACCAACCCACAGGACGCCGCGACCAAGAACTATGTGGACAACATCAGTGTTGACGACGCGGATGCTGACCCGACCAACGAGCTACAGGACATCAGTACCAACGGCACTGCCGGTGACATCAGCATTAGTGGGGGCAGTAACATTACATTGAACGTTGATGACGCCGATAGCGACCCTACCAACGAGATAACCACGGTGACCGACAACGGAGACGGTACCAGCACCATTGCAGACGTAAATGGTGGAACGGTAACGGTCGATAACGATGGTGTGGACAATGTGGACGATGCGGATGCTGACCCGACCAACGAGATACAGAACCTGAACGAGGTATTGGCCGACGGCAACGACGGTGGCGGACAGGCCATCGCCAACATCGCCGACCCTACCAATCCACAGGACGCCGCTACCAAGAACTATGTGGACAACATCAGCGTTGACGACGCGGATGCTGACCCGACCAACGAATACAACACGGCCTTCACGGTGACGGGCGGCAACCTCCGTATCACCGATGGCGGTGGCAACCTTGACGTTCCGTTGAGCTCATTGGGCACCGACGACCAGAACCTGTCCGAGGTACTTACCGAGGGCAACGATGCCGGTGGATCGGCCATCACAAACTTGACGGACCCTACCAACCCGCAGGACGCTGCCACGAAGGCATACGTAGACGCGATAGCAGACGACGATGTAAGCGTTACCAACACAGTTGCAGGAAACCGAATAGCAACCATTTCAGAACCTGGTACGGCAGCGGTGGATATCAATGAGACTGTAACCTCACTGTCTCAAAATACCACGACCGGTGTTATCAGCTATACTGATGAAGATGGCGGAGCGCCGCAAACAGCCAATGTTGTGGGAAGTGAAGCTGATAACATGATAACAGTAGGCTCAAATGGCGGTGCCTATCTAGTGGCAATGCCAACCATTTATGCAACTGGAAAAGTTAATGGTAACGGAACCGCCGCAGCTATATATCAAGCAACGGTGTCAAGGCTCAACGAAGGTGATTATCAAATTACTTTCACTACGGCCCTACCAAACGCAAACTATATCATTCAGCTTTCAACCATTGATTGTGGGGGGGATTGTCCCGGTAACACATCTGCCAATTATGATGACCCTGGCATCACATATTATAATCAAACCACTACAGGTTTCAGGGTCAATATTGGAGACAGTGATAATGGTACTACCCAAAAGGATGATATCGACTTAGAATTCATGTTTACAGTAATAACCATACCAAACTAAGTCTAAAGAAATAATCGGAAAGATGAAAAGACTAATTTTTTTACTGACCATTGTTGTGGTGATGTCATTTTCGATGTCAGTTAATGCGCAGATAGATGCAGGTTCTGTAATGGGAATGCCCACGGGAACCACGGCTGAGATAAATGCCATTACAACGGCAAATATTGGTTCTACTGCCTTTAACACGGATGATGAATCAATTTATTGGTATACATCGTCAGGATGGGTAAAGGCTATGGATGATCAATTCGATGACGAGGTACAACTGAGGACGGCAATCGATGTAGATGAGGGCGGGGAATCCAGTCCAACCTCCGAAGCTACGGTGAAAGAGGTGATTGATGCCATTGCTCCCATTACCTCAAAGGCAGCACGGGTATTTTATCCACCTTCCATAGCGATAGATGCCTCAACAAATGGAACGGGTAGAACGGTAAATCTTTATACCGAATATGTTAACCAATTTGCCTCTATCAATACAGTGGCCAGTACCGGGGCGCCAGCTGCGGTACCTACCTACGCGGCCAACGAGCTTTATTATTATGTTACATATTACGATCCAACGGTTTTTGACAATATTTCTATAGATGCCAATGGGGTCATGACCTACGACATCATAGGTCAACCAGCCGACTACAATTCGCTGATCAACGTAGTGTTCGTGGTCAAGTAAATGTTAAAAACAACAACCAAATCTTTGAAAAAAGGACATCCAAATAAAATTTTCAGACTCCTACTGTTCATATTCACGGTAAGTGTTTCAACACTTCAAGGGCAATTTCTTTTGCAAGCGCCCAATAGTGGTGATGAGAGCAATTATAGGTGGTACGAGGCCTCAGATACGTCAACGGTTCTGGGTACAGACTCCTTTTATGAAGCGACCCAACCGGGGGTGTATTTTGCCACCTACGATGGTACGCTATGTGGTTCAAATGCCACAGGATACTTCATCCTCACAAATTGTAATGCACCGGATAATGAAGTGACTTTGGACATTTCTGCCAGTATCCCTTCTGGAGCCACCGTAAGTTGGAGTCCCGTATTGTCAGGAGACCAGACCAGACCAATGGTAACCGCGACCCAAACGGTTGAAAGATATGTGGCGACCATAACAAAGGCGGGAAACAGTAGTGCGCTTCCCCGTTTTACGGTTGTTTGCCTAGAGCAAGCAGCTACCCTTGTTGATGATTTTATTACGGTCAATGAAGATGAATCCATAGCGGTTCCCATCTTTGACAACGACTCCGATTTGCCTACTACAGGTAATTTGACCACTTCAGACCCACCCAATGGTTCAGTGAATATAAATGACAACGGTACCCCGAATAATCCTACTGACGATATCGTGACCTATATTCCCGATCCCGATTTCAATGGCACAGATTCTTTTACATACACCGTATGCAATTCTTCGGGAGATTGTAGTACTGCGACCGTTACCGTGGATGTTTTGCCAATTGTCGATGCTTTTGACGATTCTGTTTCCACAGAGCAAGACACCCCGGTTGATATAGACATCTTGGCCAACGACAATGATTTACCAACCGTTGGAACGCTGACAACACCTGTTGCGTCAAATGGAACAGTATCTATCAACGATAATGGCACACCGAACGATCCGTCTGATGATACCGTGACCTATACGCCCAATGCAGGGTTTACAGGCACTGATACGTTTGATTATACGATTTGTGACAATTTAGGAAATTGCAGCACCACAACTGTGACCGTTGTGGTGACCCCACCTGCCGTTTCTGATATTGATAGTGATGATGACGGTATTGTTGACAGTTTTGAAGATTTGAATGTTGATGGAGACAACGACCCATCGACCAATCCTACAGATACCGATGGTGATGGTATTCCCGATTATTTAGACATCGATAGTGATGATGATGGAGTTCCAGATAATGTGGAAGCCCAGACCACTGCCGGTTATATTCCGCCGAGCGGTGATGATCTTGATGGAAATGGTTTGGACGATGCCTATGAAAATGGAGGTAATCTTGGCCTGATACCGGTTGACACAGACGGTGATGGAATACCTGATTATGTTGATGAGGATAGTGACGACGATGGGGTGCCTGACAATATCGAAGCCCATGACTTTGACCATGATGGTGTGCCAGATGTGGTGTTTATGGGATCTGATAAGGACAATGATGGTCTAGATGATGGCTATGAAGGGGACACACAGATTGATAGTGATGTAAATGATGAAATCGACGACCCTGCCAATGATTTGCCAAATACCGATAACACCGATGATGTGGATTATCGTGATATCGACGACGACGACGACGGTATTGAGACCAGGGACGAAGACTTAGATCAAGACGGCAACTTTGCCAACGATGATTCTGATGGGGACGGTACACCAAATTACTTGGATCCTGACCTGGGTATGACAGACGACGATGAAATAGAGGTCTTTAATGTGGTGACCCCTAATGGTGATGGGGTACATGACGTACTGACCATAAGAAATATTGAAAATTATCCAAACAACACTGTAAAGATCTATAACCGATGGGGCGTACTGGTATTTACGACCAGGGCCTATAACTCCTCAGGAAATGTCTTTGATGGTACCTCTGAAGGTAGGGTGACCGTTGATCAAGACAACAAGTTGCCGGTTGGTACGTACTTCTATATTATAGATTACGAAGACCTGAACGGTAACATGAAACAACTTTCTGGTTACATATACATAAACAGGTAAATGTAGATAATGGTTTTGGATAAGAGTTATAAAAACAAAATGCTTGCGCCCATTGCGGCGGTATTGATGTTGATGGCGGGGATCGCTTATGCCCAGCAAGATGCACAGTACACGCAATATATGTACAACACGGTGAGTGTAAACCCCGGTTATGCCGGTTCAAGGGGCCATATGAGCATTGCGGGCCTGTATAGGGCACAATGGGTTGGCCTCGAAGGTGCGCCCGTTACACAAACGCTTAACATACATACACCTTTAGGGTATCGTGGAGTCGGCCTAGGCCTTTCATTTGTCAATGATGAGATAGGGCCAACCTCCGAAACTTACTTTGATGTTGATTTCTCGTATACCATCCAGACCAGCCTTGAAGGGCGTTTAAGTTTCGGTTTAAAGGCCAGTGCACATCTATTGAATGTTGACTTCTCCAAATTGAACCAAGATTTTGGCCAGGGCAACGACCCCATTTTGCAGAATAATATTGACAATCAATTTTCACCTAACATCGGAGCTGGGGTCTATTACCATACACAACGGTTTTACGCTGGATTGTCGGTTCCAAGGTTTTTGGAGACAGAACATTTTCAAGAAGGTACAAACCCAACCACGGCAAAGGAACAAATGAATTTCTATTTCATTACCGGCTACGTATGGGACCTAAATCCGTTTTTAAAGTTTAAACCGGCTCTTTTGACCAAAGCAGTTCAAGGGGCCCCGCTTCAGGTTGATGTTTCTGCCAATTTTCTTTTTGATGAAAAGTTTATTTTAGGGGCTGCCTATCGTTGGGATGCTGCATTCAGTGGAATGGTCGGTTTTAGATTGTCAGATGAGTTCTTAATTGGTTTGGCCTATGACCGAGAAATTACAGATTTGGGATCTGCTTCATTCAACGACGGTTCGTTTGAGATTATTCTTCGGTATGACTTCATACGATCCTTGAGCAACCTCAAGTCTCCCCGTTTTTTCTAACTTTTGCTTATCGTACCATAGGTTTTTATTAGGATAAAGTCTGCCATTGTGGGCTAAAGATTTATATTTTTAGACCATGAAAGAAGAAAATGTAATATTGGTTGATCGGAATGATAACCCTATCGGTCTTA
This portion of the Flagellimonas lutaonensis genome encodes:
- a CDS encoding beta strand repeat-containing protein, with the translated sequence MKKIVIFILFLFVSGYGLAQTTVTLQDQCNCEVLSGTDVSAPGATTPAGADTGDIYVNTSTGTIYFWDGDSWELTSTDDQQLQNFSFDSGTNVLSLQIEDGNTVTVNLSALSNAGSDDQTISTDGTSGNITIEDGNTLNLNVDDADADPTNEITTVTNNGDGTSTIADVNGGTVTVDNDGVDNVDDADNDPTNELQNAAQVSFDDTVAGLGETDVQGAIEALAASNAADNDTDPTNELQDISTNGTSGDISISGGSNITLNVDDADSDPTNEITTVTDNGDGTSTIADVNGGTVTVDNDGVDNVDDADNDPTNENQTVSAGVGISVNQTGNDFQVTNTSPDQTVTLADGGAGNVTIGGSYPNFTIDVTSLDDADSDPTNEIQNLNEVLADGNDGGGQAIANIADPTNPQDAATKNYVDSISVDDADADPTNELQDISTNGTAGDISISGGSNITLNVDDADSDPTNEIQNLNEVLADGNDGGGQAIANIADPTNPQDAATKNYVDSISVDDADADPTNELQDISTNGTAGDISISGGSNITLNVDDADSDPTNEITTVTDNGDGTSTIADVNGGTVTVDNDGVDNVDDADNDPTNEIQNLNEVLADGNDGGGQAIANIADPTNPQDAATKNYVDNISVDDADADPTNEYNTAFTVTGGNLRITDGGGNLDVPLSSIDTDDQDLGIGAGGVANESIEVTITDGSSTIIDIRDADSDITNELSQVGAGTPAATGATASNVGETYVDTTTGQLYVWDGSAWTQVGGNASPDADPDPTNEIQNLNEVLADGNDGGGQAITNIADPTNPQDAATKNYVDSISVDDADADPTNELQDISTNGTSGDISISGGSNITLNVDDADSDPTNEITTVTDNGDGTSTIADVNGGTVTVDNDGVDNVDDADNDPTNENQTVSAGVGISVNQTGNDFQVTNTSPDQTVTLADGGAGNVTIGGSYPNFTIDVTSLDDADSDPTNEITTVTDNGDGTSTIADVNGGTVTVDNDGVDNVDDADNDPTNEITTVTDNGDGTSTIADVNGGTVTVDNDGVDNVDDADNDPTNEITTVTDNGDGTSTIADVNGGTVTVDNDGVDNVDDADNDPTNEIQNLNEVLADGNDGGGQAIANIADPTNPQDAATKNYVDNISVDDADADPTNEYNTAFTVTGGNLRITDGGGNLDVPLSSIDTDDQDLGIGAGGVANESIEVTITDGSSTIIDIRDADSDITNELSQVGAGTPAATGATASNVGETYVDTTTGQLYVWDGSAWTQVGGNASPDADPDPTNEIQNLNEVLADGNDGGGQAITNIADPTNPQDAATKNYVDSISVDDADADPTNELQDISTNGTSGDISISGGSNITLNVDDADSDPTNEITTVTDNGDGTSTIADVNGGTVTVDNDGVDNVDDADNDPTNENQTVSAGVGISVNQTGNDFQVTNTSPDQTVTLADGGAGNVTIGGSYPNFTIDVTSLDDADSDPTNEITTVTDNGDGTSTIADVNGGTVTVDNDGVDNVDDADNDPTNEITTVTDNGDGTSTIADVNGGTVTVDNDGVDNVDDADNDPTNEITTVTDNGDGTSTIADVNGGTVTVDNDGVDNVDDADNDPTNEIQNLNEVLADGNDGGGQAIANIADPTNPQDAATKNYVDNISVDDADADPTNEYNTAFTVTGGNLRITDGGGNLDVPLSSIDTDDQDLGIGAGGVANESIEVTITDGSSTIIDIRDADSDITNELSQVGAGTPAATGATASNVGETYVDTTTGQLYVWDGSAWTQVGGNASPDADPDPTNEIQNLNEVLADGNDGGGQAITNIADPTNPQDAATKNYVDSISVDDADADPTNELQDISTNGTSGDISISGGSNITLNVDDADSDPTNEITTVTDNGDGTSTIADVNGGTVTVDNDGVDNVDDADNDPTNENQTVSAGVGISVNQTGNDFQVTNTSPDQTVTLADGGAGNVTIGGSYPNFTIDVTSLDDADSDPTNEITTVTDNGDGTSTIADVNGGTVTVDNDGVDNVDDADADPTNEIQNLNEVLADGNDGGGQAITNLADPTNPQDAATKNYVDNISVDDADADPTNELQDISTNGTAGDISISGGSNITLNVDDADSDPTNEITTVTDNGDGTSTIADVNGGTVTVDNDGVDNVDDADADPTNELQDISTNGTAGDISISGGSNITLNVDDADSDPTNEITTVTDNGDGTSTIADVNGGTVTVDNDGVDNVGDADADPTNELQDISTNGSAGDISISGGSNITLNVDDADADPTNEIQNLNEVLADGNDGGGQAITNIADPTNPQDAATKNYVDSISVDDADADPTNELQDISTNGTSGDISISGGSNITLNVDDADSDPTNEITTVTDNGDGTSTIADVNGGTVTVDNDGVDNVDDADNDPTNENQTVSAGVGISVNQTGNDFQVTNTSPDQTVTLADGGAGNVTIGGSYPNFTIDVTSLDDADSDPTNEITTVTDNGDGTSTIADVNGGTVTVDNDGVDNVDDADADPTNEIQNLNEVLADGNDGGGQAITNLADPTNPQDAATKNYVDNISVDDADADPTNELQDISTNGTAGDISISGGSNITLNVDDADSDPTNEITTVTDNGDGTSTIADVNGGTVTVDNDGVDNVDDADADPTNEIQNLNEVLADGNDGGGQAIANIADPTNPQDAATKNYVDNISVDDADADPTNEYNTAFTVTGGNLRITDGGGNLDVPLSSLGTDDQNLSEVLTEGNDAGGSAITNLTDPTNPQDAATKAYVDAIADDDVSVTNTVAGNRIATISEPGTAAVDINETVTSLSQNTTTGVISYTDEDGGAPQTANVVGSEADNMITVGSNGGAYLVAMPTIYATGKVNGNGTAAAIYQATVSRLNEGDYQITFTTALPNANYIIQLSTIDCGGDCPGNTSANYDDPGITYYNQTTTGFRVNIGDSDNGTTQKDDIDLEFMFTVITIPN
- a CDS encoding Ig-like domain-containing protein — its product is MFRLLLFIFTVSVSTLQGQFLLQAPNSGDESNYRWYEASDTSTVLGTDSFYEATQPGVYFATYDGTLCGSNATGYFILTNCNAPDNEVTLDISASIPSGATVSWSPVLSGDQTRPMVTATQTVERYVATITKAGNSSALPRFTVVCLEQAATLVDDFITVNEDESIAVPIFDNDSDLPTTGNLTTSDPPNGSVNINDNGTPNNPTDDIVTYIPDPDFNGTDSFTYTVCNSSGDCSTATVTVDVLPIVDAFDDSVSTEQDTPVDIDILANDNDLPTVGTLTTPVASNGTVSINDNGTPNDPSDDTVTYTPNAGFTGTDTFDYTICDNLGNCSTTTVTVVVTPPAVSDIDSDDDGIVDSFEDLNVDGDNDPSTNPTDTDGDGIPDYLDIDSDDDGVPDNVEAQTTAGYIPPSGDDLDGNGLDDAYENGGNLGLIPVDTDGDGIPDYVDEDSDDDGVPDNIEAHDFDHDGVPDVVFMGSDKDNDGLDDGYEGDTQIDSDVNDEIDDPANDLPNTDNTDDVDYRDIDDDDDGIETRDEDLDQDGNFANDDSDGDGTPNYLDPDLGMTDDDEIEVFNVVTPNGDGVHDVLTIRNIENYPNNTVKIYNRWGVLVFTTRAYNSSGNVFDGTSEGRVTVDQDNKLPVGTYFYIIDYEDLNGNMKQLSGYIYINR
- a CDS encoding type IX secretion system membrane protein PorP/SprF — protein: MLAPIAAVLMLMAGIAYAQQDAQYTQYMYNTVSVNPGYAGSRGHMSIAGLYRAQWVGLEGAPVTQTLNIHTPLGYRGVGLGLSFVNDEIGPTSETYFDVDFSYTIQTSLEGRLSFGLKASAHLLNVDFSKLNQDFGQGNDPILQNNIDNQFSPNIGAGVYYHTQRFYAGLSVPRFLETEHFQEGTNPTTAKEQMNFYFITGYVWDLNPFLKFKPALLTKAVQGAPLQVDVSANFLFDEKFILGAAYRWDAAFSGMVGFRLSDEFLIGLAYDREITDLGSASFNDGSFEIILRYDFIRSLSNLKSPRFF